A DNA window from Kitasatospora atroaurantiaca contains the following coding sequences:
- a CDS encoding TIGR03668 family PPOX class F420-dependent oxidoreductase, with protein MPDMAVEEARRRFALARVARLATVGSDGRPHLVPVTFAGSFTEAGDTVVTAVDHKPKRSPQLKRLRNIAAHPAVCLLVDEYDEQWERLWWVRADGDARVVPPPVAGGPAASPDHHEAIELLRRKYPQYGPRPPEGSVVLITVRAWRGWSALPGP; from the coding sequence GTGCCGGACATGGCCGTCGAGGAGGCCCGGCGGCGCTTCGCACTCGCCCGGGTGGCCCGCCTCGCCACCGTCGGCAGCGACGGGCGGCCCCACCTGGTCCCGGTGACCTTCGCCGGGAGCTTCACCGAGGCCGGCGACACGGTGGTGACCGCCGTCGACCACAAACCCAAACGGTCACCTCAACTGAAGCGGCTCCGCAACATCGCGGCCCACCCGGCCGTCTGCCTCCTGGTGGACGAGTACGACGAGCAGTGGGAACGGCTGTGGTGGGTACGCGCCGACGGTGACGCCCGAGTCGTGCCGCCGCCCGTCGCGGGTGGCCCGGCGGCCTCTCCCGACCATCACGAAGCGATCGAACTCCTGCGGCGGAAGTACCCGCAGTACGGCCCGCGGCCGCCGGAAGGGAGCGTCGTCCTGATCACCGTCCGGGCCTGGCGGGGCTGGAGTGCGCTGCCAGGCCCCTGA